A genomic window from Treponema maltophilum ATCC 51939 includes:
- the lon gene encoding endopeptidase La produces MADQTIVPADQTLSNKLRIIPLSGRPIFPGIFTPLMINSAEDTKVIESAYAEDGLIGIVMLKNDAENPSVSDLHRVGTAARIIKKINLPDGGVNVFISTIKRFRIRKAINQKNPMAVIAEYLDDYEDDTFEVKALTRALISEMKEISENNPLFSEEMRLNMVNIDHPGKIADFIASILNIEKDDQQKVLEMQNVRERMEAVLVFIKKEQELLRIQKKIQSELNERIEKNQREYFLREELKSIKDELGMAGDAKSSEYQKFQEKIEKFNFTGEIAEAVNGELEKFSLMDPNSSEYIVTRNYLDTIVNLPWDEPVPENYSMTKARAVLDEDHYGLEDVKKRIIEYLAVRKLKNDSKGSILLLVGPPGVGKTSVCRSIARAMNKPFFRFSVGGMRDEAEIKGHRRTYVGAMPGKIIQGLKIVKTKAPVFVIDEVDKMGSSYQGDPSSALLEVLDPEQNVAFRDHYLDIPFDISDILFMLTANSLDGIPEPLRDRAEIIHLSGYIDQEKVEIAKDFLVPKSLAKNGLSKNQVHYSKSDLLFIANSYAREAGVRNFEKNLDKIHRKYVSELLSEPAISSLMDEVYALKDASQKDLEKRLEEQRRAAEKTKEETKDVPDTGRKVKKQKELKRLIGDEEKEAQKELNKLLAKPLTPDKTLIEKYLGKPVFTDEDNRKKADRPGTAIGLAWTSMGGDTLLLEALSIPGKEGFNLTGQMGDVMKESAAIAMSWVRAYAEKHNIKDVEYFKKNTIHMHIPEGATPKDGPSAGITMVVVLLSLLKGKTIRKNLAMTGELSLTGQVLPIGGLKEKTVAARRNGIKHVIIPKQNVRDLDDIPEHVKKGIAFHPVTHIEEVLDLSFN; encoded by the coding sequence ATGGCAGATCAAACCATTGTGCCGGCGGACCAAACGCTTTCGAACAAACTGCGCATCATTCCGCTTTCGGGGCGCCCGATTTTTCCCGGTATTTTTACGCCGCTTATGATCAATTCGGCCGAAGATACGAAGGTTATCGAAAGCGCCTACGCCGAAGACGGACTTATCGGAATCGTCATGCTTAAAAACGATGCCGAAAATCCTTCCGTTTCGGATTTGCACCGCGTAGGAACGGCGGCACGCATTATAAAAAAAATCAACTTGCCCGATGGCGGCGTAAACGTTTTTATTTCGACCATCAAGCGCTTCCGCATTCGAAAGGCGATCAATCAAAAAAATCCCATGGCCGTTATTGCCGAATATCTCGATGATTACGAAGACGATACGTTTGAAGTAAAGGCGCTGACCCGCGCATTGATAAGCGAAATGAAGGAAATCTCCGAAAACAATCCGCTTTTTTCCGAAGAAATGCGCCTTAATATGGTGAACATCGATCATCCGGGAAAGATAGCGGATTTTATCGCTTCCATTTTGAATATCGAAAAAGACGATCAGCAAAAAGTGCTCGAAATGCAAAACGTGCGCGAGCGTATGGAAGCCGTTTTGGTTTTTATAAAAAAAGAGCAGGAACTGCTGCGCATTCAAAAAAAGATTCAAAGCGAATTGAACGAACGCATCGAAAAAAATCAGCGTGAATATTTTTTGCGCGAAGAATTAAAATCGATAAAAGACGAGCTGGGAATGGCCGGCGATGCGAAAAGTTCCGAGTACCAAAAATTTCAGGAAAAAATCGAAAAGTTTAATTTTACGGGTGAAATCGCCGAAGCGGTAAACGGCGAGCTGGAAAAGTTTTCGCTTATGGATCCCAACTCGAGCGAATATATCGTAACGCGCAATTACTTGGATACGATTGTCAATTTGCCGTGGGACGAACCCGTGCCCGAAAACTACAGTATGACTAAGGCGCGCGCGGTTTTGGATGAGGATCACTACGGGCTTGAAGACGTTAAAAAACGCATTATAGAATATTTGGCCGTGCGTAAATTAAAAAACGACAGCAAGGGCTCCATCCTGCTTTTGGTAGGCCCGCCCGGTGTCGGAAAAACCAGCGTCTGCCGTTCCATTGCGCGCGCGATGAACAAGCCGTTTTTCCGCTTTTCGGTCGGCGGTATGCGCGACGAAGCCGAAATAAAAGGGCACCGGCGCACGTATGTCGGAGCCATGCCCGGAAAAATCATTCAGGGTTTGAAAATCGTTAAAACGAAGGCGCCCGTGTTCGTTATCGACGAAGTGGATAAAATGGGGTCGAGTTATCAGGGCGATCCGTCGAGCGCGCTTTTGGAAGTGCTCGACCCGGAACAAAACGTTGCCTTCCGCGATCATTATTTGGATATTCCCTTCGATATTTCGGACATTTTGTTTATGCTTACGGCAAACTCTTTGGACGGAATTCCCGAACCCTTGCGCGACCGCGCCGAAATTATCCATCTTTCAGGCTACATCGATCAGGAAAAGGTCGAAATCGCAAAGGACTTTTTGGTTCCCAAAAGTCTTGCGAAAAACGGTTTATCCAAAAATCAAGTGCATTATTCAAAAAGCGATTTGCTTTTTATCGCAAACTCCTACGCGCGCGAAGCCGGAGTACGTAATTTTGAAAAAAATCTGGATAAAATTCACCGCAAATATGTGTCGGAACTGCTTTCCGAACCGGCGATTTCTTCGCTCATGGACGAAGTGTACGCTTTGAAAGACGCTTCGCAAAAAGATTTGGAAAAGCGGCTCGAAGAACAGCGTCGGGCTGCCGAAAAAACAAAGGAAGAAACGAAGGACGTTCCCGATACGGGGCGCAAGGTTAAAAAGCAAAAAGAACTTAAGCGTCTTATCGGCGACGAAGAAAAAGAAGCGCAAAAGGAATTGAATAAGCTGCTGGCAAAACCGCTTACACCGGACAAAACGCTTATAGAAAAATATTTGGGCAAGCCGGTTTTTACCGACGAGGACAACCGCAAAAAGGCCGACCGTCCCGGAACGGCAATCGGGCTTGCGTGGACGAGTATGGGCGGCGACACGCTGCTTTTGGAAGCGCTGAGCATTCCCGGAAAAGAAGGCTTCAATTTAACCGGACAAATGGGCGACGTTATGAAAGAATCGGCCGCCATCGCGATGAGCTGGGTACGTGCGTATGCCGAAAAGCACAACATAAAAGACGTCGAATACTTTAAAAAGAACACGATCCACATGCATATTCCCGAAGGCGCGACGCCCAAAGACGGACCTTCGGCCGGCATTACGATGGTCGTCGTGCTTTTGTCGCTTTTAAAAGGAAAAACGATACGTAAAAACCTTGCGATGACCGGCGAGCTTTCGCTGACGGGGCAAGTGCTTCCGATCGGCGGCTTAAAGGAAAAAACGGTTGCGGCGCGCCGGAACGGCATAAAGCACGTTATTATCCCCAAGCAAAACGTACGCGATTTGGACGATATTCCCGAACACGTAAAAAAAGGCATTGCCTTTCATCCGGTAACGCATATTGAAGAAGTACTCGATTTAAGTTTTAATTGA
- a CDS encoding citrate/2-methylcitrate synthase — translation MTDVFEQAFFRRLAALAESRSVIDQDLYQKYDVKRGLRYADGRGVLVGLTRVGDVVGYEMIDGKKTAIPGKLIYRGYDIKDLVEDAERCDEFAFEQTVYLLLFGELPERKELDEFRLLLGTNRSLPDTFAEDMIMKAPSGDIMNKLARCVLASYSYDENAEDRSASNNLRQCIELIARFSTFAAYAYQAKRHYYDGKSMYIHNPRPELSTCENLLRLIRPSKEYTKLEAELLDLSLILHAEHGGGNNSSLSIHVVSSADTDTYSAVASAVGSLKGRRHGGANCKVMEMMDEIKKRIKDWSSEKEVAAYLHKIIQKKAGDGSGLVYGMGHAVYTVSDPRAVLLSKKAEELAREKGCMDEYGLYRLIEKLAPKILEEEKGGDKQICANVDFYSGFVYSMLNIPRELFTPIFAVSRIAGWSAHRIEEVVSGGRIYRPAYQNVMSERSYIPMARRN, via the coding sequence ATGACGGATGTTTTCGAGCAGGCTTTTTTCCGGCGGCTTGCCGCTTTGGCCGAGTCCCGCAGCGTTATCGATCAGGATTTGTATCAAAAATACGACGTAAAGCGCGGACTGCGCTATGCGGACGGGCGCGGCGTGCTTGTCGGCCTTACCCGTGTCGGCGATGTTGTCGGTTACGAAATGATTGACGGGAAAAAGACCGCCATTCCCGGAAAGTTGATTTACCGCGGTTACGATATTAAAGATTTGGTCGAAGACGCCGAACGCTGCGACGAGTTCGCTTTTGAACAAACCGTATACCTTTTGCTGTTCGGCGAATTGCCCGAGCGCAAGGAACTGGACGAATTCCGTTTGCTTTTGGGAACAAACCGTTCTTTGCCCGATACCTTTGCCGAAGACATGATTATGAAAGCCCCGTCGGGCGATATTATGAATAAGCTTGCGCGCTGCGTGCTTGCTTCTTATTCCTACGATGAAAATGCGGAAGACAGAAGCGCATCGAACAATTTGCGTCAGTGCATCGAATTGATTGCGCGCTTTTCCACCTTTGCCGCCTATGCGTATCAGGCAAAACGCCATTACTACGACGGAAAAAGCATGTACATCCACAATCCGCGGCCCGAATTATCGACGTGCGAAAATCTTTTACGCCTTATCCGGCCGTCAAAAGAATACACAAAACTCGAAGCCGAGCTTTTGGATTTGTCGCTGATTCTTCACGCCGAACACGGAGGCGGAAACAACTCGTCTTTGAGCATTCACGTCGTTTCGTCCGCCGATACCGACACCTATTCGGCCGTCGCCTCCGCGGTCGGTTCGCTGAAAGGAAGGCGTCACGGCGGCGCAAACTGCAAAGTTATGGAAATGATGGACGAAATAAAAAAGCGCATTAAAGACTGGTCGTCCGAAAAAGAAGTCGCCGCATACTTGCACAAAATTATTCAAAAAAAGGCGGGAGACGGCAGCGGCCTTGTCTACGGTATGGGGCATGCCGTCTACACCGTTTCCGATCCGCGCGCGGTTTTGTTGAGCAAAAAAGCCGAAGAGCTTGCGCGCGAAAAGGGCTGCATGGACGAATACGGCTTGTACCGGCTCATCGAAAAGCTTGCTCCGAAAATTTTGGAAGAAGAAAAAGGCGGCGATAAGCAAATCTGCGCGAATGTGGACTTTTATTCGGGCTTTGTGTATTCCATGCTGAATATTCCCCGCGAACTGTTTACGCCCATCTTTGCCGTCAGCCGTATTGCCGGATGGTCGGCGCACCGCATAGAAGAAGTCGTGTCCGGCGGCCGCATATACCGCCCGGCGTATCAAAACGTTATGAGCGAGCGCAGCTACATACCTATGGCGCGCCGCAATTGA
- a CDS encoding pseudouridine synthase, with protein MSTLRLDKLLARHGFGTRSGVKKLLRALKVQVNGSVCTRPDTAVDPEKDIVSVEGQKISVKTHIYLMINKPQGTLCSSRDGAYRSVFSLLPKELNRRFLGGELHIAGRLDADTEGLVFCTTDGDVTHRIISPKRRIPKTYFVLLRDEAADREDYVRSFERGIDVPPEGSEPAFRAQSARLVWLGEKDASCTLTIFEGKYHQVKRMFAALGNKVVFLKRLSIGSLQLDPALEEGSWRELTEEERNTLFKELGKA; from the coding sequence ATGTCTACGCTGCGTCTTGATAAACTGCTTGCGCGCCACGGCTTCGGCACGCGAAGCGGCGTAAAAAAACTGCTGCGCGCTTTAAAAGTGCAGGTAAACGGCAGCGTTTGTACGCGTCCCGATACCGCCGTCGATCCTGAAAAAGACATCGTAAGCGTCGAAGGTCAAAAAATAAGCGTTAAAACCCACATCTATCTTATGATAAACAAACCGCAGGGTACCCTATGCTCTTCGCGCGACGGCGCCTATCGGTCGGTTTTTTCGCTTTTACCGAAAGAACTGAATCGCCGGTTTTTAGGCGGCGAGCTGCACATTGCCGGCCGGCTTGACGCGGATACCGAAGGTTTGGTGTTTTGCACCACCGACGGCGACGTAACGCACCGTATTATTTCGCCCAAGCGCCGCATTCCCAAAACCTACTTTGTTTTGCTGCGCGACGAGGCCGCCGACAGGGAAGACTATGTACGTTCTTTTGAACGGGGAATCGACGTGCCGCCTGAAGGAAGCGAGCCAGCCTTTAGGGCTCAAAGCGCCCGCCTTGTATGGCTCGGCGAAAAAGATGCGTCCTGTACGCTTACGATTTTTGAAGGAAAATACCATCAGGTAAAAAGAATGTTTGCCGCCCTCGGGAATAAGGTCGTTTTTTTGAAACGCCTTTCAATCGGCAGCTTACAGTTGGATCCGGCGCTCGAAGAAGGAAGTTGGCGCGAACTGACCGAAGAAGAACGCAATACCTTATTTAAAGAATTGGGAAAGGCGTAA
- a CDS encoding nitroreductase family protein: MDFFEAAEKRFSFRGTYADKNVPEKDIRRILDAGIRAPSGCNGQTTSFIVITDKHTIEKIAAVIDKPCVHTAPVIIAVLTEKVEVIPGRSFEIEDYGAAVENILLAATALGYASLWLDGYTQSGTNSARLAEILGVPAKLTVRTILPVGVPSEQGTQRERKSYDERVRREHY; encoded by the coding sequence ATGGATTTTTTTGAAGCCGCGGAAAAACGGTTCAGTTTTCGCGGAACGTATGCCGATAAAAACGTTCCCGAAAAAGATATCCGCAGGATTTTGGACGCGGGCATACGCGCACCTTCAGGATGCAACGGGCAGACCACATCGTTTATTGTCATAACCGATAAGCACACGATCGAAAAGATTGCGGCGGTTATCGACAAACCCTGCGTGCATACAGCGCCCGTCATTATCGCGGTTTTGACCGAAAAAGTCGAAGTAATTCCGGGAAGGTCTTTCGAAATTGAAGATTACGGCGCTGCCGTGGAAAACATTCTTTTGGCGGCAACCGCGCTCGGATACGCATCGTTATGGCTTGACGGTTATACGCAAAGCGGAACGAATTCAGCCCGGCTCGCCGAGATTTTAGGCGTGCCGGCGAAACTGACCGTGCGCACGATACTCCCCGTCGGAGTTCCTTCCGAACAGGGAACGCAGCGTGAACGCAAAAGCTATGACGAGCGGGTACGGCGCGAACACTATTGA
- a CDS encoding DUF3298 and DUF4163 domain-containing protein, with translation MNKLFSACAAVCLSALFFSCVTTQGSKVLNVKVVPEEKKTERFYSSIEVPSFPAHPALNALIQKIKNERFAEFDLDSTESHRMGSKMPHSFSMTWEAAELSDSLISIKIETYQYTGGANGINYIDVVNWLPAENKQLFPADLPAYFGLKYTQEQWLNLLSRTTREILENKINKKKDASLSEFITEGTKPVADNFKNITVSGSKITVWFDKYQAAPGSEGILSATFNPKDAR, from the coding sequence ATGAATAAATTATTTTCAGCATGCGCCGCCGTATGTTTGTCGGCGCTGTTCTTTTCCTGCGTTACGACACAGGGCAGCAAGGTTCTCAATGTAAAAGTCGTTCCGGAAGAAAAAAAGACCGAGCGCTTTTATTCTTCGATCGAAGTTCCGAGTTTTCCCGCACATCCGGCCTTGAATGCGCTTATACAAAAAATCAAAAATGAACGCTTTGCCGAATTCGACCTCGATTCTACCGAAAGCCATCGGATGGGCTCGAAAATGCCCCACTCTTTTTCGATGACGTGGGAAGCTGCCGAACTTTCGGATTCGCTCATCAGCATAAAAATCGAAACGTACCAGTATACGGGCGGAGCGAACGGCATAAATTATATTGACGTCGTCAACTGGCTCCCCGCCGAAAACAAACAGTTGTTCCCGGCCGATTTACCGGCGTATTTCGGGTTAAAATATACGCAGGAACAATGGCTCAACCTGCTTTCCCGCACGACGCGCGAAATTCTGGAAAATAAAATCAACAAAAAAAAGGACGCTTCTTTGTCCGAATTCATCACGGAAGGAACCAAACCCGTTGCCGACAATTTTAAAAACATAACGGTGTCGGGAAGCAAAATCACCGTGTGGTTCGACAAGTACCAGGCGGCTCCCGGCTCGGAAGGCATTCTTTCCGCAACGTTTAATCCCAAAGACGCGCGCTGA
- the ndk gene encoding nucleoside-diphosphate kinase → MTERCFVMLKPGAMNRRIVGEIINRIERKGLNLTAVKLMKITPELAQQHYAEHIKKSFFKDLVTYVTSAPVLAMVWEGDNCVALMRKLVGATNPAEALPGTIRGDYCIHTDLNIIHASDSPKSGERETSLFFKPEEIIPWQDEHAHKWI, encoded by the coding sequence ATGACGGAACGCTGTTTTGTAATGTTAAAGCCGGGCGCAATGAACCGGCGTATTGTCGGCGAAATCATAAACCGAATTGAACGTAAGGGCCTTAATTTAACGGCTGTAAAACTTATGAAAATAACGCCGGAATTGGCCCAGCAGCACTACGCGGAGCACATTAAAAAGTCTTTTTTTAAGGATCTCGTTACCTATGTTACATCGGCTCCCGTTCTTGCAATGGTGTGGGAAGGCGACAACTGCGTTGCTCTTATGCGGAAACTTGTCGGCGCGACAAATCCCGCCGAAGCGCTGCCGGGCACCATCAGGGGCGATTACTGTATCCACACGGATTTAAACATCATTCATGCTTCCGACAGCCCGAAAAGCGGCGAGCGCGAAACCTCCCTGTTTTTTAAACCGGAAGAAATAATCCCGTGGCAGGACGAACACGCGCATAAGTGGATATAA
- a CDS encoding NAD(P)H-dependent glycerol-3-phosphate dehydrogenase, protein MAAKTIGVIGAGAWGTALAHILAAGGHEVELWALEEDVVNGINTVHKNERYLKDFELSRKLKATSDIKQAASDKDFLILASPSLYLARTVTQIVDLPSIVNGSTCIGVLTKGFIPTDGGAKLILEVLETVLPFAYHKNLVYISGPSHAEEVAAGKLTGLIAASENPKNSIRFRELLKVPGLMVFSSLDVVGVQICAAAKNIIAVVFGCLDAIAEQSSLFGDNTESLLLAAGLNEIQTLGFAMGATHAETFTSIAGVGDLEVTCRSHYGRNRRFGRDIILKNILEPFADLENLIARINEIGYLPEGAVACKYVQEISRRLNIRLPICNGLYRILNKEIKPLDFLIELLR, encoded by the coding sequence ATGGCTGCAAAGACAATCGGCGTTATCGGAGCCGGCGCTTGGGGAACCGCCCTCGCCCACATTCTGGCAGCAGGCGGCCATGAGGTTGAATTATGGGCGCTCGAAGAAGATGTCGTAAACGGCATAAATACCGTTCATAAAAACGAGCGGTATTTAAAGGACTTTGAACTGTCGCGCAAACTCAAAGCGACGTCCGATATAAAGCAAGCCGCATCCGACAAAGATTTTTTGATTTTAGCTTCCCCTTCCCTTTATTTGGCGCGCACGGTTACGCAGATTGTCGATCTTCCTTCAATAGTCAACGGCTCGACGTGCATCGGCGTTTTGACAAAAGGTTTTATTCCGACCGACGGCGGCGCAAAGTTGATTCTCGAAGTATTGGAAACGGTTTTGCCCTTTGCCTACCACAAAAATCTCGTGTACATATCCGGGCCGAGCCATGCCGAAGAAGTTGCTGCCGGTAAATTGACCGGTCTTATCGCGGCGAGCGAAAACCCCAAGAATTCCATTCGGTTCAGAGAATTGCTTAAAGTTCCCGGTCTTATGGTTTTTTCAAGTTTGGATGTTGTCGGCGTGCAGATTTGCGCAGCGGCAAAAAATATTATCGCCGTCGTATTCGGCTGCCTTGACGCGATTGCCGAACAATCGAGTCTGTTCGGCGACAACACCGAATCGCTTCTTCTTGCCGCGGGCTTAAACGAAATACAAACGCTCGGCTTTGCCATGGGCGCAACCCACGCCGAAACCTTTACGTCGATCGCCGGGGTCGGCGACTTGGAAGTAACCTGCCGCTCGCACTACGGCCGCAACCGCCGCTTCGGGCGAGACATTATACTTAAAAATATTTTGGAACCATTCGCCGATTTGGAAAACCTTATCGCGCGCATAAACGAAATCGGCTACCTTCCCGAAGGCGCCGTCGCGTGCAAATACGTGCAGGAAATAAGCCGGCGCTTAAATATCCGCCTGCCCATATGTAACGGTTTGTATCGCATATTGAATAAAGAAATAAAACCCCTTGACTTCCTTATAGAATTACTGAGGTAA
- the ffh gene encoding signal recognition particle protein — MLEKLTDTFGGIIRSISGKSVITEKNIEETVESIKMALLEADVNLRVVRRFVNSTIEEAKGEKVLRAVDPGQQFIKIVHDKITALLGDAKTDLHLKGPDTQSVILFLGLQGSGKTTSAVKLAARLKKEGRNPLLAACDLVRPAAVQQLCITAEKASVPVYKEDIPLPGTAKDSVRIAKNAKTFAAKNGFDTVIIDTAGRMQIDDAMMDEIADIKKAAAPDEVLLVADSMTGQNAVDIAKIFDEKLNLTGVILTKFDSDARGGAALSLKSVTGKPILFIGTGEKIEDFEVFHPERIAGRILGMGDVVSLVEKAQETIDLQTAERMQKKLASNEFTLEDMLEQLQQVKKMGPIESLLDMMPGLAGQIREQDIDTGGLKIQEAIIRSMTKKERANHLIIGPSRRKRIARGSGTSVAEVNRLIKQFEKTRLMMKKMTKNKGMQAKMMQHFSGGNF; from the coding sequence ATGCTCGAAAAATTAACCGATACCTTCGGCGGCATTATCCGCAGCATAAGCGGAAAATCCGTCATCACCGAAAAAAATATCGAAGAAACCGTTGAATCGATAAAGATGGCCCTGCTCGAAGCCGACGTCAATTTGCGCGTCGTACGCCGCTTTGTAAACAGTACGATTGAAGAAGCAAAGGGCGAAAAGGTACTGCGGGCGGTGGATCCCGGCCAACAATTTATAAAAATCGTTCACGATAAAATTACCGCCCTGCTCGGAGATGCCAAAACCGATTTGCACTTAAAAGGCCCCGACACGCAATCGGTGATCCTGTTTTTGGGACTTCAAGGTTCCGGTAAAACGACTTCGGCCGTAAAGCTTGCCGCCCGCTTAAAAAAAGAAGGCCGCAATCCGCTTTTAGCCGCCTGCGACCTTGTGCGGCCGGCCGCCGTCCAGCAGTTGTGCATCACCGCCGAAAAGGCTTCCGTCCCCGTTTACAAAGAGGACATTCCGCTTCCGGGCACGGCAAAAGATTCCGTGCGCATCGCAAAAAATGCAAAAACCTTTGCGGCGAAAAACGGCTTTGATACCGTCATCATCGATACCGCGGGACGCATGCAGATTGACGATGCGATGATGGACGAAATCGCCGACATTAAAAAAGCCGCCGCTCCGGATGAAGTGCTGCTCGTTGCCGATTCGATGACCGGACAAAACGCCGTCGATATCGCAAAAATCTTCGACGAAAAGCTCAATTTAACCGGCGTTATTTTAACCAAATTCGATTCGGATGCGCGCGGCGGCGCGGCCCTGTCGCTCAAAAGCGTAACCGGCAAACCCATTTTATTTATCGGCACGGGCGAAAAAATCGAAGACTTTGAAGTTTTTCATCCCGAGCGGATTGCCGGGCGCATACTCGGCATGGGCGACGTCGTTTCTTTGGTCGAAAAGGCTCAAGAAACGATCGACTTGCAAACCGCCGAGCGCATGCAAAAAAAGCTCGCCTCAAACGAGTTTACGCTCGAAGATATGCTCGAACAGCTTCAGCAAGTAAAAAAAATGGGGCCCATCGAATCGCTTTTGGACATGATGCCCGGCCTTGCAGGACAAATCCGCGAGCAGGATATCGATACCGGCGGCCTTAAAATACAGGAAGCCATAATCCGCTCGATGACGAAAAAAGAGCGCGCAAACCATTTGATTATCGGGCCGTCGCGGCGCAAACGCATTGCACGCGGTTCGGGCACCTCGGTCGCCGAAGTAAACCGGCTCATAAAGCAGTTTGAAAAAACGCGGCTCATGATGAAAAAGATGACTAAAAACAAGGGCATGCAGGCGAAAATGATGCAGCACTTTTCCGGCGGAAATTTCTAA
- a CDS encoding helix-turn-helix domain-containing protein codes for MVQELLAYNLKKHRKDAGLTQNTLAELCGVSSSFIAHVETMSCNVSIGFIEKVCRVLNIEPAGLFANKPAGEKAKDLPLS; via the coding sequence ATGGTACAAGAGCTTTTGGCGTATAATTTAAAAAAACATCGAAAAGATGCGGGCCTCACGCAAAACACGCTTGCCGAATTATGCGGCGTATCGTCCAGTTTTATAGCTCATGTGGAAACGATGAGCTGCAACGTGTCGATAGGTTTTATCGAAAAAGTGTGCCGCGTTTTAAACATAGAGCCGGCAGGTTTATTCGCGAATAAACCTGCCGGCGAAAAAGCAAAAGATCTTCCTTTAAGCTGA